In Bradyrhizobium sp. 195, the sequence TCGACGCGCACTTATGGACCTATCGCGACGATTCCTTCCTGCCGCACGCGACATGGCGCGTGAACGATGCCGCCGATCAGCCGATCGTGCTGGCGATCGAGGAGGGCAATCCCAACGGCGCCCATGTCCGCTTCCTGGTCGACAACGCCGCGTTGCCACAGGACGCGCAGGGCTATGCGCGCATGGTGCTGCTGTTCAACGGCGACGATCCGGATGCGCTCGCGCTCGCCCGCAGCACCTGGACGGATTGCAAGGCGCGCGGATTTGATGTCACCTATTGGCAGGCCGACGAGCGGGGCCGGTGGCAGCGTCGGAATTAGCGTCGATCGCAATTAATGATAATTTGCACTTTTCGGGCGATGCTGGCTTTTGTCACCTTCGTGCCGCAAAGTGATGTTGGGACAATCGCTTAGGGCTGGTCCTTCACGCGGGGAATTTGGTTTATCGTGCGACATCAAAAGCTTCCCAGGTCGCTCATAGTTGCGTTGGCTGCCGTAGCAC encodes:
- a CDS encoding DNA polymerase III subunit chi, with the protein product MTEVLFYHLQNMTVENVLPPLLEKSLERGWRVVVQSTSEERADALDAHLWTYRDDSFLPHATWRVNDAADQPIVLAIEEGNPNGAHVRFLVDNAALPQDAQGYARMVLLFNGDDPDALALARSTWTDCKARGFDVTYWQADERGRWQRRN